A stretch of Fusarium poae strain DAOMC 252244 chromosome 2, whole genome shotgun sequence DNA encodes these proteins:
- a CDS encoding hypothetical protein (SECRETED:SignalP(1-19)) yields the protein MTQLTKVLIALAVIGATFAAPVNQPRQLGGEGSAADAIIGDTDNASGYAVENAEDHIAELLGGHPTEPNEPNGLSGSGSGGGSPPPPPPPKARMVKMTKRQGDKISDGTAAILDAAGLTGEADLVKTDGDAIDGQTTGDAALIGQQVGGDEEDIGERVGNLVPNKLPTAPGVPGA from the coding sequence ATGACCCAACTCACCAAGGTTCTCATTGCCCTCGCCGTCATCGGCGCAACCTTTGCGGCTCCCGTCAACCAGCCTCGCCAACTTGGCGGAGAAGGCAGCGCTGCGGATGCCATCATCGGCGATACCGACAACGCTTCTGGCTATGCCGTTGAAAACGCCGAGGATCACATCGCCGAACTCCTCGGCGGTCATCCTACTGAGCCCAATGAGCCCAATGGTCTGagcggcagcggcagcgGCGGTGGCagccctcctcctcctcctcctccaaagGCTAGAATGGTCAAAATGACCAAGAGACAGGGCGACAAGATTTCCGATGGTACTGCTGCAATCTTGGACGCCGCAGGACTTACTGGGGAAGCCGATCTTGTCAAGACTGATGGAGATGCTATTGATGGGCAGACGACTGGGGACGCAGCCCTCATCGGACAGCAGGTTGgaggagatgaagaggatattGGCGAGCGTGTTGGAAACTTGGTTCCCAACAAGCTTCCTACTGCTCCCGGTGTCCCTGGAGCTTAA